Part of the Bos taurus isolate L1 Dominette 01449 registration number 42190680 breed Hereford chromosome 1, ARS-UCD2.0, whole genome shotgun sequence genome is shown below.
taaaagagcatTACATTTATCTGCCCATTTAATCAGCCTCTGTAAGAAAGAGTATGGCATGGCTAGAAGTGGCTTTGAAGGCCCTTGGCTGTGCCTCGTATTACCTCTGGTTGCGGGATCACAGGGAGGCCCCCAGGTCCTAGAGGAAGAGCCCAGGCACCAAGGAGGCAGTGGCACTGGGAATTTGGAACAGCTACTGTTTACAGACCAATAAGGGTACATTTCACTGTTTGAAACACTGGGATAGCTGTACCAGCCTGTACCACCCAAATGCCAGTCTATACAAGTCAGTGTTagaataaagaatatttatagaGGAAGGATGTTTGGAAAATACTTACAAATGTAGTAACTTGAATGTATAAATTCTGATATGCCTCAGAAGCTTTATTTTCAAGTTCAGATGTGTATGATATTTTGACCTTAATTGTACCAGGGAATATCTTTCCTGAAATTTAAGCAGAATCCTTCTGTGATATTCAATGCAAATAAGGTCCATTTTGCTTAAAGCATAGattgtttttaaattctaaacATTTTGATACTACAGTAATTCTGGAAATATGAAAAACATTACCCCAAACCCAACCTAACCTATCACAATTATTCTCATTTTGgtatatttctcccagctcttttgtgtgtgtgtaggtgtctAGTTTGTATCATTATAATTGCAAGTTTATATCATGAGTCTTCTTTACTGACTCTTAAtagtaaacatttttccaaatcaTTACTAAGTCTTCATAATTATCATCTTAAATGCTATATAATATTCTATGAAACACATCTTTCCTTCATTGATGGAGTCACTCTTTGTTTTCAATGCTTTTAATTATTCAAAAGGAAACAAAGTTTGCACAAACATCTCAATGCACAAAACTTTTCTATTTTTGGGGTCATTCACTTACAGTGGATCCCCAAAATGAGATTACTCATGCTAACAACAGGAACAGCCATTTGGCCTTGGGGATATCTCTAATCCCTGTGCCAACACAATACATTCATTTCCAGTGCAGTTGGCAAGAAGGgatatttctttttcatgaaacAGACAAAAACATATAGCTCAGGAAACAGCCTTGGACTTTTATAGCACCCAGCTGATCTAACCAAAAAAGTGTAGTGTCAATTTGCTCTTAAAGTCCATTTCCAGAGCTGAGAAGTTCTTAAGTCTCCAAAACTAAGATTTGGTGTTATGGTACAAGCAAATcctatgacaaaaaaaaaaacaaagccgaAGTCAGAGACCAGGTTCCTGGCTTGTCTGACTCTGTAGCTTTAGGAAACCACCTCGTCTTGCATCAGTGTCCCCATGTAACAGCACTGCTTTGTATTCCTGCAGTCTTTGTGGTTTTACACACCCACATCTCTCATTTTACACACGTACCTTTCTACAcctatcattttcattttgaccCCATGGCACTGATCCTTCAACCAGATAAAGTGAAGGGACCCATTCCCTGCCATACTTCTAGAACTAGTTCACATATCTGAATTGGTCCATCTCCTCTCCCACTAGGTTCCACTGAGATAAAGGCAAACTTTTTTTCTGCTTGGCTGGCCTTTGTTGCCTGcacattttcttctccttttaataTTCCAGAAGCtcttttcatcattattttaagttttctatTCCCTTTAGGCCTGAGATGCACATTCCCATTGTTCAGCCTTTGTAACTCACCTTTATTGCATGTGGAAGACTTATAGTAATATCCTTCTGAACACAGGCAAAAATAATAACTGAGCAGATTAACACACGAACCATCCTTACATGAATCCTCTTTGCAAGGTGTGCTGGGACCTGAGATACAGTAGAAAGAGATTAAAAATCTACAAGTGACAACAAATAACACCtggaaatatacttttaaatctTCACGTCTCCCTCCTGGGCACTTTCTATTACTTGGCTGTTACGCCATGGTATACCCTTAGAACAGCTAGAAACAAACACATATTTTCTTATGTCTCTAGGAAGATTGTTGCTAAAATTCTAGAGCCAAGCACTTGTCAATAGTAAAGGTCAGAGGTTAGTGAGTAACAGTCTGCTCAGAAAGAGATCCCAGTGTTCtaattccaaggagtaaggaaaTACTTTGGATTTCACAGATCCTCCAGAACTTTGATGTCTGCTCCTCTAATACTAggtggggtgctccaaaatcattttAGAGAAAGCACCATATTTTTTTCGGAAGATATGAATGACTGACTTACAGGGAGGACCAGGCAAAAAACTACCCGCCACCCAAAACTAGATATTATACTCTGGTTAACATACATGGTATACAGACCtatgaggaaggggaagggaacAACGTGGATTAACTCAGTAAAAATTCTAAGAGGAAGTGATGAAGGGCCACTCTACTTTCTGGCTTTCCGAGTGGATGACTGAATAAATGGTGAGAAGAATATTACCATGGTTTCTACACCACTGCTGAGGATTCCTAGATCAGACAGCGTGCAGCATCTTTTCTATCTTTGGAAAACTGACGGGATCCGAGAAGAGAAATCACCAGTTAGCCAAATGGCGATCTTGGCTAGCCATTTCCCTCTGTCAAATGAAATGATTCTGAGCTTTGATTTCAGAATAGGTTGAATGACTGACAAACTTCAGAGCTGTCTTAAAATTCTTATGGTTCCATAGGTGGAAAtcgttgcttaaaaaaaaaactacatataAGGTACAATGTATATAACATGgtctcttttttattgaagtatagttgatctacaatgttcgtttcaagtgtacagtatagtaattcagtatttttgcagattatactaCATTagaagttattacaaaataatggctataattccctgtgctatataatatatccttgttgcttatctcttttatacatagtagtttgaatctgttaatcccatattcctaatttGTCCCCCTCCCCTTTGGtggtttggagaaggcgatggcaccccactccagtactcttgcctggaaactcccatggacggaggggcctggtaggctacagtccatggggtcgcgaagagtcagacatgactgagcgacttcacttttacttttcactttcatgcattggagaaggaaatggcaacccactccagtgttcttgcctggagaatcccagggacgggggagcctggtgggctgccgtctatggggtcacacagagttggacacgactgaagtgacttagcagcagcagcagcagcagcataaacttTAACCCCATTTAAGCTATTTTTTCTATAACTATGGGCCTAATTCActtttactaaaaaataaaatagtgctAGTGAGGAATTCTCatactggtgggaatataaatataaagcatAGCCATTTCAGAAGACaggttggcagtttcttacaaaactaaatatatgACCCAGCAAGTGCAAGTTTTAGTATTTACCCAATATAAATGCTAAGTATTCACTTAGTATTTAGCAACCTTTTTCCACTCAAAACCCTGCAAATGAATACTtagagcagttttattcataattgccaaaacttggaggcaatcaagatgtccttcagtaggtaagTGAATAAACAAACTTGTACagccagacaatggaatattattcatgtTCAAGCCTTGACAATCAACATGGcggaatcttaaatgcatattactaaatgaaagcagcctatctgaaaaggctacatactgtgtgattccaacaACATGACATTCGGAAAAAGGCAAAACTCTGGCAACAAAAGATCAGCAGTTGCCAAGGGTTAGCAGGGAAAGAGGGGTGAATAGGCAGAGCGCAGCAGATTGTTAGGAAGGTGAAAATGGTCTTTATGATGGACACATATCATTCCACATTTGTCCAAACCTATTGAACACACAACACCAAGAGTAAACCCTCAGTAAACTGGACTATGACGTGTCAGTGTAGATTCATCAGCTGTCACAAATGTACCCTCTGATGAGGAATGTTGATAATAAGGGAGGCTGTGCAGGTATGGGGGCAGGGAAATATGGAAATCTCTCTACAtttctctcaattttgctgtgaatctaaaacgtctctaaaaaataaattctatctaaaaagaatatttttaagagtaaaagaaaaaaacaaaacaggctaCCTGGACGTAGGAGGCATAGGGCATGCAGTATCTCACAAACAATAAGGGCAAGCTCTCTAACAGGGTGTTAACTGATATTCTAAGTAAAGTCAATGGCTTTTCAACAAAGCCTTAACCACATTGCAAGGATAATTTGGAAAAGCCTAGGGAAGAAGTCGAGTGCAGCACCATTTTGGATATACTGGTCAGATAACTCCCAGTGTGGCTTTCTCCTTGGCAATAAAGGACAGACTCGGTAGCATTTCTGTGTGCCAGGAATAAAGTCACAGGATGTTACAGTGGGAAAAGGATTTTGTGGCTATTTAGTTCAATCATCTCTTATTACAGGTGAGTATGTTGAAGCCAAAAGAGAATTGGTTTGGCCCATGCCTCACAGTTAGTATAGGGCCAGAACACAAGAAGGCTGCCTTACTCTGACGGAgggtctactgctgctgctgctgctaagtcgcttcagtcatgtccgactctgtgtgaccccatagacggcagcccaccaggctctcctccccctgggattctccaggcaagaacactggagtgggttgccatttccttctccaatgcatgaaagtgaaaaagtgaaagtgaagtcactcagtcgtgtccgactcttagcaaccccacggactgcagcctaccaggctcctccgtccatgggattttccagacaagagtactggagtgggtgccattgccttctccggacagaGGGTCTAGGGAAGCAGAAATGGCATGGAAAAGCTCCCTTTCCTGACTACAGGagaactgattgtgtagctgttcCAAACATGAAAGAAGATTGGGAAGCAGGTTTCAGTGCACCCTCTGGCTCCATTTCCTTAATCATTTATTTCTTAGATCTACCAAACATTACTGAGGAAGCCAAAAGAATAATGTATAGGAAGATATCAACTTGCTCTTTGACCCTGGGCAAGTGGCTGCCCTtactgagcctcagtctccctaACTGAGAATAACAGGGTTTATCTAGATCCTTTAAACATAGGTTACAAGACTCTTTTAGACCAGGGGTTGGAAAACTATGACTCATAAGCCAATTCTTGCCAGTCCTCCTCTGTTTTTGTAAACTAAGTTTTATCAGTACACAATCAGCACATTCATGTGTCCATGGCTACTTTGATGTTAATATGGCTGAGTGGGGTAGTTGTTTAACAGATCTTATTATGgcccacaaaacctaaaatatttattagtttgCCTTCACTGGTAAAGTTTACTGACCTCTATTCTATACCAAACTTTGGCAAGAAGTTTGGCAAAGAAGCAAGTGTTTCCTGTCTCAATAACTTAGGTGGGAGGTCAATTTTCATCTCTTAAACAGTATCCCTAAACATCCGTCCTTTGGACCATGGCTCTGGTAATATCACCTGTTTTCAATAACATTTGATGAAGAATCAgggtagaactgactcatttcttCAGTAGACCGAGGATCTAGTAGTGGGGCTAGAGATTTCATCAGTGCTTATTAGCACCTGACCTCAGAGAAAAGAAACTATTTCCAAAAATCTCCTAGGGAGAGGGAAACTGCAAAAGTAGCTTTCACAAAGtccaagtttaaaaaattttccacatcTGGCAAGTAGCTTGAGGAAAGAATAGAATGGAACTGCAGGTAATCTTTTAGCATCTCTGCCATCACTATTAGCCTGTGTGACCCAGACTTTTTAATTCCAGGGTTTTATATCCAAggacaccttcagttcagttcagtcgctcagtcatacaCACTTCCCTTCTCTGGCAGAACGCACATACTTACCGTCCTTCACAATACTGTGACTCCTTAGTGAGGAGATTTGAGGGACTTGCTCTTACCTGGAGTACGTATGGTAGAAGTAGACATATTCGAGGCGTTAGCAGGAATTGTACTACCTGCGGGAGAAGTAGGTGTACTCGTAGCAGTGTTAGGAGTTGTTTTTTCTGTGGTAGAAGTAGGTGTACTTGTGACGGTAGAGGTTGTAGTAGCTGTGTTAGATGTACTTGTGACGGTAGGGGTTGTAGTAGCTGTGGTAGAAGTAGGTGTACTTGTGACGGTAGGGGTGGTAGTAGCTGTGGTAGAAGTAGGTGTACTTGTGACGGTAGGGGTGGTAGTAGCTGTGGTAGAAGTAGGTGTACTTGTGACGGTAGGGGTTGTAATAGCTGTGGTAGAAGTAGGTGTACTTGTGACGGTAGGGGTGGTAGTAGCTGTGGTAGAAGTAGGTGTACTTGTGACGGTAGGGGTGGTAGTAGCTGTGGTAGAAGTAGGTGTACTTGTGACGGTAGGGGTGGTAGTAGCTGTGGTAGAAGTAGGTGTACTTGTGACGGTAGGGGTTGTAATAGCTGTGGTAGAAGTAGGTGTACTTGTGACGGTAGGGGTGGTAGTAGCTGTGGTAGAAGTAGGTGTACTTGTGACGGTAGGGGTGGTAGTAGCTGTGGTAGAAGTAGGTGTACTTGTGACGGTAGGGGTGGTAGTAGCTGTGGTAGAAGTAGGTGTACTTGTGACGGTAGGGGTGGTAGTAGCTGTGGTAGAAGTAGGTGTACTTGTGACGGTAGGGGTGGTAGTAGCTGTGGTAGAAGTAGGTGTACTTGTGACGGTAGGGGTGGTAGTAGCTGTGGTAGAAGTAGGTGTACTTGTGACGGTAGGGGTGGTAGTAGCTGTGGTAGAAGTAGGTGTACTTGTGACGGTAGGGGTGGTAGTAGCTGTGGTAGAAGTAGGTGTACTTGTGACGGTAGGGGTGGTAGTAGCTGTGGTAGAAGTAGGTGTACTTGTGACGGTAGGGGTTGTAGTAGCTGTGGTAGAAGTAGGTGTACTTGTGACGGTAGGGGTTGTAGTAGCTGTGGTAGAAGTAGGTGTACTTGTGACGGTAGTAACTGTAGTaactgtggttgcagtgccaGTTGGGTTCGCGGCTGGAAGAATAAAGATACCAAGTTTCAGAAGACAAAACACTGAACACATAGTGCAGTtgctattatttaatattaattagtACCTAAtccattttttcctgaaaaaataaatgtagtgcactatattaaaaataaaaatacatgactACTTCTTAAAAAACTGacacaaattaaaaattaaacagacaaaactggaaaaatgttactagggagttctctggtggtctagtggttaggattctgggctttcactgccatggcccggGTTCCATTCCtcatcagggaactgagatcctacaagctgtgcatgatagcaaaaaaaaaaaaagttactgaaaAGTACAATGGCAGTTGGTctgttagctcagctggttaGAAAAATATGAGGTAAATATCATTTATTACATTAAttgttataaattataatttattaatataaactaTTAATTATATGTTAATATCAACATATCCTATTATTATGAGATGTAATATCATTTATGTCTGTAGTTGCAGAACTGTCAATCTGAGTTTAATATTCCTCAGAGTGGTTCTCAGTGAGGACAATTTAAAATGCCACAAGGGGACGCTGTTTACCATCTGGAAGCAGCTTCCTTTTGTCCTTACAGTTCATGGCAATTATCCCTATTTTCAATTACAGGACATATTAGTTGAGGGATGGTAGAGAAGGGGGTATGTTTAAAGAATGATGACAAATACCCCATTAAGGTATTTAATGTATCAAACTTCTTTCAAGATGTTTTCTAGTGATGTGTACCCAATTCTTAATTCTAGACACAGAAACTTTTTAAAGAGTAAGATGAATAGAGATAATCTTTGCCCTAAGGGCTATGGTAATCATCAAAGTCACCTTTTTTCCACTCTTAGGAATCCCTGGACACATGAAGTAGTAAACtcttgagtgagtgaagttgctcagtcgtgtccgactctttgcagtcccatggactgtagcctaccaggctcctctttctatggaattttccaggcaagcatactggagtgggttgtcatttccttctccaggggatcttcccgacccagggattgaacccaggtctcctgcattgcaggcagatgctttaccatctgagccacctgctgctgctgctgctgctgctgctgctaagtcacttcaatcatgttcgactctgtgcgaccccatagacggcagcccaccaggctccgccatccctgggattttccaggcaagaacactggagtgggttgccatttccttctccaatgcgtgaaagtgaaagtgaagtcgctcagttgtgtccgaccctcagcgaccccatggactgtagccttccaggctcctccgtccatgggattttccaggcaagagtactggagttgggtgccattgccttctccgaatcactTTTCTAGAACCCTTAACTGTCTCCAAGAGCTCTGAGAATGATGGtcagtttaaaagaaataattaaaagaaaagttttagtAAGGAAGCTATTCCTAAACCTTTGGATATAGAAAACTGCTGAAGATGCTATCAGATTTCCCCTTGGGTCTGGACACCCCTGGATGGTAGAATCTGGCTCTTCACCTTGAACAGGGCTTGGTTTAACCAGTCAGTCATAGGCAAGTGTCCTTCCAGGAACAAGAGAACAGTTGACCAGCTGGCCATTTTGACTGCTGCTACCCTCACTTATCAAGGGCTTACCTGTGCCCAACTGTGTCTGTGGAACAGATATGAGCATCAACATTTGACAGAAGTGCCACCAATACTCAGAGGATTAAGGGATTTGCCCAGAGGTAAACGCTAATTCCCAAGGATAAGGGGCAGAAAACTCTTGATGCCACATTCAGGGATTAAACCAGGTCTGTGCTCTGCATTAGGACCCAAATGACATTTGGGGGTTAAAGAGGAGATTCTAGGGCACTGAACTACTAAATTGCTCTTGTCTGGCCTCAGGACTTTCAAGGGCAAATCTCAGGCTCTCTGAACCCCAAATCCTAGTCCAGAAATTTCTTTTCACTACTGTTCTATCTGCCTTCGTCACAGACTGAAATGCCTTGTGCCTTTGAGCCCCCAGGAAACTTCATCCACAACACAGTCCACCTAATGGGGCAGTGGGAATTAGTAGCTTAAGCCTGCTGATTCTATCTCAGAGACAACAAACAGGattaaaggaatgaaaaaattttaagtgttccTTACCTAAGGCTTGAAAAAGGAGGgcaagaagagcaaggagagcgAAGGCTTTCATTTTGGATGTTCTCGCTAGGTAATCCAGGAAGGAAATGATTTGCCTCCAGCTACCTTTCTTTTAAACTCTCTCTCAGGTTCAAAGTCTAGTCATCAACTGACGTCAAACCTAACAGAGGCAATTACTAGTTAGGGTTTGGTCGTATAACATAGGTCTCTCTCGAGCTTTTGAGATCAAAGAGGTGAACCAGACCTTATGGATTATTTTTTCTGTCTCATAGTCCAAAACAACTCAGGACAGTCCATCCAAACATCCTTGGGAGATTATTGAGTGGAGGGGGGAATGTTAATGTCTTTATATCCCAAACATCCCCAAGTTATCACATTTTAGGAGGTCACATTCCTCTAAACACCCAGTTAGAGAGTCTGGGCCCCTCGTGCTGCGATGGAGTGCAGGAAATCCAGTTTCCTCCAGCTGTAGTTCTGAGAATCCCTGAGGTGTCCTCATGTGTTTCCCCAGACTGTTTGTTGCTGAGCTTTTATCACCTTTTGCTGTGGATCACTACTGTGGGTCTCTTTGATGACCACTTCCAACAACTGTGTATTCATGTCTCCAAGTTTCCCTGGCTCCCCACATATCACTGTAACTGGACATGGCCCCCCCTAATGTTCTTAAAAGCAGTTAATATAATGTTGTAGTATTTAACTTTACTGAGAGCTTGTGGATAACAGGtcaaggagggaaagaaagagaacaacTCAAAAAAGGTTACTTGATATCGTGACTCCTACTTGTTCACAAGCCATGTCCCCCTTCGAAGGTCCCCTGCTCACCTCTTGTTCCTTAGCC
Proteins encoded:
- the MUC13 gene encoding mucin-13 — its product is MKAFALLALLALLFQALAANPTGTATTVTTVTTVTSTPTSTTATTTPTVTSTPTSTTATTTPTVTSTPTSTTATTTPTVTSTPTSTTATTTPTVTSTPTSTTATTTPTVTSTPTSTTATTTPTVTSTPTSTTATTTPTVTSTPTSTTATTTPTVTSTPTSTTATTTPTVTSTPTSTTATTTPTVTSTPTSTTATTTPTVTSTPTSTTAITTPTVTSTPTSTTATTTPTVTSTPTSTTATTTPTVTSTPTSTTATTTPTVTSTPTSTTAITTPTVTSTPTSTTATTTPTVTSTPTSTTATTTPTVTSTPTSTTATTTPTVTSTSNTATTTSTVTSTPTSTTEKTTPNTATSTPTSPAGSTIPANASNMSTSTIRTPGPSTPCKEDSCKDGSCVNLLSYYFCLCSEGYYYKSSTCNKGKIFPGTIKVKISYTSELENKASEAYQNLYIQVTTFFKDTFNNSEYGQTVIVKVSASTSARSEMRAGNQGVDVAVVNIFTESTKENETTISNAITKAINAPSSNFSGYDQQDQCDYYGCKKPNDQNYCDNGLLCECKDGLVRPKPQMPMCVAMCSDTCNAQSKRQCLVKSNGTADCICLPGYKEDKQGICQECPFGYSGINCEDSFQLILTIVGTIAGIVILGMVIALIVSMRLKNKGMNVEEETLIEKDSRNLRLKETGFSNLGAEGSIFPKIKVNLPRDNQPENPYTRHIPRPDY